In Erpetoichthys calabaricus chromosome 2, fErpCal1.3, whole genome shotgun sequence, a genomic segment contains:
- the LOC114645907 gene encoding alpha-1,3-mannosyl-glycoprotein 4-beta-N-acetylglucosaminyltransferase C-like has protein sequence MTGLYQYHCHRNVFLILLIIIFFALLKWHYLPDQDVDCKFLQDEQITDFYRKWQDQTSFLKEAIYLPLQVPYRYLVGSSFLTKKCFAVGIRVKKNKDKANSLAIIQSIFDESSPINLDEILVIIYLADADYAWVLSIEEKIKTYFSIHIAAGRLVTIQAAKSAYPPLKQVDFNKDQENSLPSVQENVDFAFLINFISNLSKYVIILEDNLRCMKNCFNRVKAHIAKMNKGQWVSLHLTYPGQVGKLYHNYDCSQLARFLLLFYDKMSLPDLLLQFQKTRVQQKDIIAIPQVFW, from the exons ATGACAGGTCTATATCAGTATCACTGTCATCGCAATGTTTTCCTGATTCTTTTGATCATAATATTTTTTGCACTGCTAAAATGGCACTATCTTCCTGACCAAGACGTGGACTGCAAATTCTTACAGGATGAACag ataacaGATTTTTATAGAAAATGGCAGGATCAGACATCATTCTTAAAGGAGGCAATTTATCTTCCATTGCAAGTTCCTTATCGGTACCTGGTGGGGTCATCATTTTTAACCAAAA aaTGCTTTGCAGTAGGAATACGAGTCAAGAAAAATAAGGATAAAGCAAATTCTTTAGCAATCATTCAATCCATCTTTGATGAATCAAGTCCTATAAATCTGGATGAAATTCTTGTAATAATCTACTTAGCTGATGCTGACTATGCTTGGGTTTTGAGCATAGAAGAAAAAATTAAGACCTACTTCAGCATTCACATTGCTGCTGGCAGACTAGTTACCATTCAGGCAGCTAAGAGTGCATACCCTCCCCTTAAACAAGTGGATTTCAACAAAGACCAAGAAAACAGTCTCCCCAGTGTCCAAGAAAATGTGGATTTTGCTTTCCTAATAAATTTTATCTCAAACCTTTCTAAATATGTGATCATTCTAGAAGACAACCTTAGGTGTATGAAGAACTGCTTCAATAGAGTGAAAGCACATATTGCAAAAATGAATAAAGGTCAGTGGGTTTCTCTTCACCTTACTTATCCTGGCCAAGTTGGAAAACTTTATCACAACTATGACTGTTCACAGCTGGCACGATTCCTGTTGCTGTTTTATgacaagatgtcacttccagactTGTTACTTCAGTTTCAGAAGACTAgagttcaacaaaaggatataatTGCTATACCTCAAGTATTTTGGTAA